Within the Echinicola sp. 20G genome, the region TTCACCATCCTTACTTTCTCTACAGAAGGCACCATTTTGGTTATAAGCGCTGCTATCTCAATTTCTTTCGCTGTTGGAGCGCCAAAAGACGTCCCACTTTCCATTGCCTTGATAACTGCTTCCTTTATGACAGGATGATTATGTCCCAAGATCATAGGCCCCCAACTATTGATAAGCTCTATATAACGATTATCATCTTCATCATATAAATAAGCACCATCAGCCTTTTTTATAAACAATGGATCACCTCCAACTGCCTTAAAAGCCCTTACTGGAGAATTAACTCCTCCGGGTATAAAATTTTGAGCGTTCGCAAAAAGCGATTTGCTATTACTAATATCCATTAAAACTGTAATTATTTAATTTCTTCTAGTTTGCCTTGGGTCAATTTCAAAACAGGTACATATTGATTTGAGTGACTGTTTCTGAAGTTAAGACCAAAACCCAATCCGCCATCAGTTTGACCTCTCTGATCCAAGTTCTTTCTAAAATCAAATCCTGTGCGGCTATTGATTACATTGGCTACCCATCCCATCAAATCATACCCTATGTAAGCATACGCTCCAGGATAAGCATTGAACTTTTCAAAAAACCTAAATCGGTAATCCTCCACCTCTTTCTTGCTTAAATTAATTGAGTTGTTGCCGATATAATTCAAATCATTCCCTTCCAGCATATCAAAATTGGCAAAATTGAAATACAGCCAGCTATCCATTACAAAAACCGGTGTTTCAGTTGTCAATGACTCTAGAAGTGATAATGTCGGCGATGCGATATAAGGATCATCAGAGAAAATCACTACCTGATCCACATTGGCGGTCATGCCTGGTCTCATTCCTATTTGCTCTAAGAAATTGCGAATATTGTTGGACCCAACTTTTTGATTATATGCGACGCGATAACCTCTCTTTCCTGCCTCACTTGCAAACTGCCTGGCCATAAGCTCATCTCTGGAAGAGCCTGAGTAAGCTAAGGCAATTCGGTTTCCTGTCACATGCCTTCTACTATAATCCAACAGTTTATCTACAATTACTTCGGTGGAAGGCCTAAATAAGTAAGCATAATCTTTCCCTTCAAAATTGGCCTTGATATTTGATACGGGATTGATAAAAGGTATTTTATGTTGCTCTGCAAATGAAGATACCAGCTCCGTCTCTTCTGGATAAATCGGACCGATGATGATATCTGCCTTTTTGAAGAAAGAATCCTCCAAAATTTTTCTAACCACTTCATTTTTTCTTTCCGT harbors:
- a CDS encoding ABC transporter substrate-binding protein, which gives rise to MKKINILLLLIMLIQLPLFAQETGTGYSSAVQMIDSGRQEEAMDQLRPYLDYKKYGKLALYAHYHFARAAYKNQQYQLAQATLEQLLKNYKWEREDEALYLLALSDFAQNEAYAGLSEIAKIDDQSLLEDGYKASYDFLSKNAAVSFMVAHWSAFKNNEGYSIALKEKLLSQSVLSSNEKVVLAELEEMNIGGAEGSTSMDKIKNQELDVAIILPFNYQGGSGVRNLEGNNFVFELYQGIDMAVEDAKRKGVDINVKSFDTERKNEVVRKILEDSFFKKADIIIGPIYPEETELVSSFAEQHKIPFINPVSNIKANFEGKDYAYLFRPSTEVIVDKLLDYSRRHVTGNRIALAYSGSSRDELMARQFASEAGKRGYRVAYNQKVGSNNIRNFLEQIGMRPGMTANVDQVVIFSDDPYIASPTLSLLESLTTETPVFVMDSWLYFNFANFDMLEGNDLNYIGNNSINLSKKEVEDYRFRFFEKFNAYPGAYAYIGYDLMGWVANVINSRTGFDFRKNLDQRGQTDGGLGFGLNFRNSHSNQYVPVLKLTQGKLEEIK